The Calditerrivibrio nitroreducens DSM 19672 genome window below encodes:
- a CDS encoding Nif3-like dinuclear metal center hexameric protein, with amino-acid sequence MTVKINSIIRFIENKICDTDRYYEWDNNGIQIDSLRSEVDKVALALDPTEQVIQSAIDGGYGLLITHHPLFFGSIKSIAFSTPIGRKILKAIKNDLSIYSYHTTLDLADYSLNDFLSDMLGFEVISNLEDTGEIPYCKFVVFVPKGYEGRIINILESAGAGTIGNYTNCSFYTEGTGTFKPGEKTNPFIGKTGVLEEVNEFRVETIVPKKNVPLLVKMVKSVHPYEEIAYDVYPLNIGKNYGLGRIVSLKGTYTVKQLIEIIKEKLKLQQVRVNSNLDFSVDKAAIVTGSGASYWKACKNRGVRLLITGDMKHHDAIDAMENGVSIIDVGHYETERIFMQYLRDMLHDEFDIDTRLIDENNPIKSF; translated from the coding sequence ATGACTGTGAAGATTAATTCAATTATACGCTTTATCGAAAATAAAATCTGCGATACAGATCGATACTATGAATGGGATAACAATGGTATTCAGATCGATTCACTAAGAAGTGAAGTCGATAAGGTTGCCCTGGCACTTGATCCTACAGAACAGGTCATACAAAGTGCTATAGATGGGGGGTATGGGTTGTTGATAACCCATCACCCTCTTTTTTTTGGGTCTATAAAATCGATCGCATTTTCCACACCTATTGGAAGAAAAATTTTAAAGGCAATCAAGAATGACCTATCCATATACTCATATCACACAACCCTTGATCTTGCTGATTATTCATTAAACGATTTCTTATCCGACATGCTTGGGTTTGAGGTGATATCTAATCTGGAAGATACAGGTGAGATACCATATTGTAAGTTTGTAGTTTTTGTACCCAAAGGCTATGAAGGAAGAATAATAAATATTCTTGAATCTGCTGGTGCTGGTACGATCGGTAATTATACAAATTGTAGTTTTTATACAGAGGGAACAGGAACATTCAAGCCAGGAGAAAAAACTAACCCGTTTATTGGAAAAACCGGTGTATTGGAGGAAGTTAACGAATTCAGGGTAGAAACAATTGTTCCTAAAAAAAATGTTCCTTTACTGGTTAAGATGGTTAAATCTGTTCACCCATACGAAGAGATTGCATACGACGTGTACCCTTTGAATATAGGCAAGAATTATGGACTTGGAAGAATTGTATCTTTGAAAGGAACCTATACTGTTAAACAGTTAATTGAAATAATAAAAGAAAAACTTAAACTACAACAAGTAAGAGTAAACTCTAACTTAGATTTTTCTGTAGACAAAGCTGCTATAGTTACCGGCAGTGGCGCTTCTTACTGGAAAGCTTGTAAGAATAGAGGGGTTAGACTGCTTATAACCGGTGATATGAAGCATCATGATGCAATAGATGCTATGGAAAATGGTGTTTCCATTATTGATGTGGGGCATTACGAAACCGAAAGAATTTTTATGCAATATCTTAGGGATATGTTGCATGATGAGTTTGATATAGACACAAGATTGATAGACGAAAATAATCCTATTAAATCTTTTTAA
- a CDS encoding TRAP transporter small permease subunit: MKGFIRAVESFQEVIGKIVGLINYVLVFVVLYEVISRKVFKNPTVWGFDLSYMLYGTMFMLGLGYALKHGSHVRIDIIYAYLKPKKKAILDLIGYTVFFLPFMIICLKVSYDFGMQSFEMREQSMSVWQVPIYPFKIMMFVSFVLVFVQGIVEIIKSILSLTEGN; this comes from the coding sequence ATGAAAGGTTTTATAAGAGCTGTTGAATCTTTTCAGGAAGTTATTGGAAAAATTGTTGGTCTGATTAATTACGTATTAGTATTTGTGGTTTTGTATGAGGTGATAAGTAGAAAAGTATTTAAGAACCCCACAGTTTGGGGTTTTGACTTAAGTTATATGCTATACGGTACTATGTTTATGCTTGGTCTCGGATATGCATTGAAACATGGGTCTCACGTCAGAATAGACATTATATATGCATATCTTAAACCAAAGAAAAAAGCAATTCTTGATCTGATAGGTTATACAGTATTTTTTCTACCTTTTATGATTATTTGTTTAAAAGTTTCCTATGATTTTGGAATGCAGTCTTTTGAAATGAGAGAGCAAAGTATGTCAGTATGGCAAGTACCCATATATCCTTTCAAAATTATGATGTTTGTAAGCTTTGTGTTAGTTTTTGTGCAGGGGATCGTAGAAATAATCAAATCTATTTTATCGTTAACGGAGGGTAACTGA
- a CDS encoding DUF190 domain-containing protein has protein sequence MSNKLVGEQKLVRIFIGESDRFEGEPLYKYIVKKARSLGISGATVFRGIYGYGASSVIHSASVLTLSEDLPIVIEIVDSENQIDKLLAEIDGVIEHGLITVEKATVIKYF, from the coding sequence ATGTCAAATAAATTAGTTGGTGAACAGAAACTTGTGAGGATCTTCATAGGTGAAAGTGATAGGTTTGAAGGGGAACCTCTTTATAAGTATATTGTAAAAAAAGCAAGAAGTTTGGGAATCTCAGGAGCAACAGTATTTAGAGGAATTTATGGATATGGTGCCAGCTCTGTTATTCACAGTGCTTCTGTTTTAACTCTTTCGGAGGATCTGCCTATAGTGATTGAGATCGTAGACTCGGAAAATCAGATAGATAAACTACTTGCAGAAATAGATGGAGTAATTGAGCACGGTCTGATTACCGTTGAAAAAGCAACGGTAATAAAATATTTTTAG
- the crcB gene encoding fluoride efflux transporter CrcB — MKILYIGVGGFLGAVSRYYVSKYSNIFLGDRIPLGTVIVNITGSFILGFLYVLSVEKLSVSDNFRLFLGVGFLGAYTTFSTFSVEFVNLISEGVVFNAAVYWVLNVLVSIVAAFLGIYLARI, encoded by the coding sequence ATGAAAATTTTATATATCGGCGTAGGTGGCTTTTTAGGAGCTGTTTCAAGATATTATGTTTCTAAATATTCCAACATCTTTCTCGGAGATAGAATACCGCTTGGTACAGTGATCGTTAATATTACCGGGTCTTTTATACTTGGTTTTTTGTATGTATTGTCGGTGGAAAAACTCTCTGTTAGTGACAACTTTAGATTGTTTTTAGGAGTCGGATTTCTTGGGGCATACACAACCTTTTCCACATTTTCTGTAGAATTTGTAAATCTTATCTCTGAAGGTGTTGTTTTTAATGCTGCGGTTTATTGGGTTCTTAATGTTTTAGTTAGTATTGTTGCTGCTTTTTTAGGTATTTACCTAGCCAGAATTTGA
- the aroC gene encoding chorismate synthase has product MAGNSFGRIFRITTFGESHGKAVGVVLDGVPSKIPISEDEIQRELDRRKPGQSELTTPRSEDDKVEILSGVFDGMTTGTPICMVVYNKNQKSKDYDAVKNLFRPGHADYTYQMKYGIRDYRGGGRSSSRETIGRVCAGAIAKKILKKYNIEIFGYVKQVGYVKGEKLVKDFIENNPVRMGDPEKYKEAYDLILDVKSRGDSVGALVEIIVSGVPVGLGEPVFDRLNAEIGKAILSIPAVKGIEFGAGFSVVEHFGSINNDEITPYGFMTNNAGGTLGGISSGQDIVFRFAVKPPSSILIEKNTIDIMGNPKKIVTEGRHDPCVAPRVVPIAEAMTSIVIVDFMMINKRLEL; this is encoded by the coding sequence ATGGCTGGAAATAGTTTTGGAAGAATATTTAGAATTACCACATTTGGCGAGAGTCATGGGAAGGCTGTTGGTGTAGTCCTGGATGGTGTTCCATCTAAAATCCCAATATCTGAAGATGAGATACAGAGGGAGTTAGATAGAAGAAAGCCAGGACAGAGTGAACTTACAACCCCAAGAAGTGAAGATGACAAGGTGGAGATTTTAAGTGGTGTTTTTGATGGAATGACCACCGGTACACCAATATGTATGGTTGTTTACAATAAAAATCAAAAATCTAAAGATTATGATGCGGTGAAAAATCTTTTTAGACCAGGACATGCTGATTACACCTATCAAATGAAATATGGGATAAGGGATTATAGGGGTGGTGGTAGATCATCTTCCAGGGAGACTATAGGTAGAGTTTGTGCAGGTGCAATTGCTAAAAAGATTTTGAAAAAATATAATATCGAGATATTTGGTTATGTCAAACAGGTGGGTTATGTAAAGGGTGAAAAGCTCGTTAAGGATTTCATTGAGAATAATCCGGTGAGAATGGGTGATCCAGAAAAATATAAAGAGGCATATGACCTGATATTAGACGTTAAGAGTCGAGGTGACTCTGTTGGAGCACTTGTGGAGATAATTGTTTCTGGTGTCCCTGTTGGACTTGGGGAGCCGGTTTTTGATAGACTGAATGCAGAAATTGGCAAGGCTATTCTATCTATCCCTGCAGTAAAAGGGATAGAGTTTGGTGCAGGATTTTCTGTTGTGGAGCACTTTGGTAGTATAAATAATGATGAAATTACACCTTATGGTTTTATGACAAACAATGCAGGTGGTACCCTTGGAGGAATAAGTTCGGGGCAGGATATAGTTTTTAGATTTGCAGTTAAGCCACCTTCTTCTATATTGATAGAAAAAAATACAATAGATATAATGGGTAATCCTAAAAAGATTGTTACGGAGGGTAGACATGATCCATGTGTCGCCCCAAGGGTTGTTCCCATAGCAGAAGCGATGACATCAATTGTTATTGTGGACTTTATGATGATAAATAAAAGATTAGAGTTGTAA
- a CDS encoding FAD-binding oxidoreductase codes for MLDKSLVNKFKEIIKENGTIFTEEDQLACYSYDAYAEIPVLPDIVVKPSNYEQIEKIIKLCNDANIPLITRGAGTNLSGGTVPKTGGCVLLTTGFNKILEINENDLYAVVQSGVITANLAKAVESKGLFYPPDPGSMNISTIGGNVAENAGGLRGLKYGVTKDYVMGINFFCPEGNYVKSGGKTVKLVTGFNLHGLMISSEGMLGVMTDITLKLIPKPKASKSMLVLFKDMITACEMVSAIIAAKIVPATLEFLDNFTINTVEEASKIGLPTDAGALLLIEVDGYEGQVEEEFSKILEISKKMGGDLKVANSLEERNKIWEARRKALSSLARLKPTLILEDATVPRSKIPEMMRRIQAITKKYNLTIGTFGHAGDGNLHPTILTDRRNKEEMERVEKAIDEIFEAALDLEGTLSGEHGVGTAKAKYLEREVGKGTIIYMKKLKNGTDPKNILNPHKMGL; via the coding sequence ATGCTTGATAAATCTTTAGTAAATAAATTCAAAGAGATAATAAAAGAAAATGGTACGATTTTTACAGAAGAGGATCAGCTGGCCTGCTATAGCTATGACGCATATGCTGAAATACCTGTGCTTCCGGATATAGTAGTAAAGCCATCGAATTATGAACAGATAGAAAAAATAATAAAATTATGCAACGATGCCAATATCCCCTTAATAACAAGAGGAGCAGGCACAAATTTAAGCGGTGGAACTGTACCTAAAACTGGCGGTTGTGTTCTTTTAACAACTGGATTTAATAAAATACTAGAGATCAACGAAAATGACTTATATGCCGTAGTACAATCAGGTGTCATAACGGCAAATCTTGCAAAAGCTGTGGAGTCAAAAGGGTTATTCTATCCGCCAGATCCTGGTAGTATGAACATCTCAACCATTGGCGGCAACGTGGCTGAAAATGCCGGTGGACTTAGAGGTTTGAAATACGGAGTAACAAAAGATTACGTAATGGGAATCAATTTTTTCTGTCCAGAAGGTAATTATGTAAAAAGTGGTGGTAAAACTGTAAAACTTGTAACAGGTTTCAATCTTCATGGATTGATGATTTCTTCTGAAGGGATGCTTGGGGTAATGACAGATATCACTCTGAAACTTATTCCAAAACCGAAAGCATCCAAATCGATGTTAGTATTATTCAAAGATATGATTACTGCCTGTGAAATGGTATCTGCTATAATTGCTGCCAAAATAGTGCCCGCCACACTCGAATTTCTCGATAATTTTACAATTAATACTGTAGAAGAGGCAAGCAAAATAGGTCTTCCAACTGATGCAGGAGCTTTGTTGCTTATTGAGGTGGATGGATATGAAGGACAGGTGGAAGAAGAGTTTTCAAAAATTTTAGAAATATCCAAAAAAATGGGTGGGGACCTTAAAGTTGCAAACAGCTTAGAAGAAAGAAATAAGATCTGGGAAGCCCGCAGAAAAGCCCTGAGCAGTTTAGCAAGACTAAAACCAACTTTGATATTAGAAGATGCAACCGTACCAAGAAGCAAGATACCTGAAATGATGAGACGGATACAAGCTATAACCAAAAAGTATAATCTCACCATTGGTACATTTGGCCATGCAGGAGATGGAAACCTCCATCCAACAATTTTAACGGATAGAAGAAATAAAGAAGAAATGGAAAGAGTTGAAAAGGCTATCGACGAGATTTTCGAAGCAGCCCTCGACCTGGAAGGCACTTTGAGTGGAGAACATGGGGTGGGAACTGCAAAAGCAAAATATCTGGAAAGAGAAGTGGGCAAAGGGACTATTATTTATATGAAAAAGCTTAAAAATGGAACAGACCCCAAAAACATATTAAACCCTCACAAAATGGGACTATAA
- the dctP gene encoding TRAP transporter substrate-binding protein DctP, which yields MKKLFLTLVVSIFMVSSVFAAKVEWKMVTTWSNSITFQRAAEHFAEVVKELSNGEFIIKVYPDGAIVPAFQVFDAVRNNVAQMGHDWPGYWKGKDEAFVAFASVPFGMNSLEYTIWLEHEGMKLAEELYGKFGLVPLMGGNPGQELGFFTKKPADDMGDLKGMKVRTVGWTADILKKLGVNVSPLPGGEIYLALDRGVIDSAEFSTPYATYPLGFQEIAKNAMVPGWHQVSCQNMFIVNKKAWDSLTPQQKAILKIASRETQLWEIANSEYQNAVHIQKYQKDGVKFNRINDKTLKELRQTTKQYLDELKAKYPTVKKVLDSQENFIKLYSNWKNIKKGVSAYPYDEYIKGNMTE from the coding sequence ATGAAAAAACTATTTTTAACATTAGTTGTATCAATTTTTATGGTATCTTCCGTTTTTGCAGCAAAAGTAGAATGGAAAATGGTGACCACATGGTCAAACAGTATTACTTTTCAAAGGGCAGCAGAGCATTTTGCTGAGGTTGTTAAAGAACTTAGCAACGGGGAGTTTATCATCAAAGTTTATCCTGATGGTGCAATAGTACCTGCATTTCAAGTTTTTGACGCAGTCAGAAACAATGTAGCTCAGATGGGACACGACTGGCCAGGCTACTGGAAGGGTAAAGATGAAGCATTTGTAGCGTTTGCATCTGTACCTTTCGGAATGAATTCACTTGAATACACAATCTGGTTGGAACATGAAGGGATGAAACTTGCCGAAGAACTCTATGGAAAATTTGGTCTGGTACCTCTTATGGGAGGAAATCCAGGACAGGAGTTGGGGTTTTTCACCAAAAAACCTGCCGATGACATGGGTGATCTTAAAGGGATGAAGGTTAGAACTGTTGGTTGGACTGCAGATATCTTAAAAAAACTGGGAGTAAATGTTTCTCCATTGCCAGGTGGTGAGATATATCTTGCACTTGACAGGGGAGTTATAGATTCTGCTGAATTTAGCACCCCTTATGCTACATATCCTTTAGGATTTCAGGAGATAGCAAAGAATGCAATGGTTCCAGGGTGGCATCAGGTTTCATGCCAAAATATGTTTATAGTAAATAAAAAAGCATGGGACTCTCTTACACCTCAACAAAAAGCTATTCTTAAAATAGCTTCCAGAGAAACTCAACTTTGGGAAATCGCAAATAGTGAATATCAGAATGCAGTACATATACAAAAATATCAGAAAGATGGAGTAAAATTTAACAGAATCAATGATAAAACATTGAAAGAGCTTAGACAAACAACAAAACAATATCTCGATGAATTAAAAGCAAAATACCCTACTGTTAAAAAGGTTCTTGATTCTCAGGAAAATTTCATAAAACTATATTCAAACTGGAAAAACATTAAAAAAGGTGTATCAGCCTATCCTTATGATGAATATATTAAAGGCAACATGACTGAGTAG
- a CDS encoding (Fe-S)-binding protein, producing MDDIIRELKELEELTIQCMKCGTCQAHCPLYQKDLEESTVARGKIALIEAVFEGRVEKASSILKHLDYCLLCGRCKINCPSGVKTDEIFLKAKAILRKIEKLPTWGKLVLKIVMEKPELLAKLSPLIHIGQRFGSKKIKKNIVKPLIGSFTERNVYTIKSKPFCSEFGGFHKAKEEKFRAIFYPGCAINMIFTEWGRKIIEILNHYGVSVYTPDVNRCCGIPAATLGEIDTYKNMVIENYKLFNSLDAEYIITACPTCQYGLHEMGEKITGEYVKKKYYDIMIFLEEVLEIELESITDEKITLHLPCHYDQTKEPKLNNVIKKLGINFAPLENRNCCGFGGTFNMKNYKNSRQIGKTKAEEVMEKGYKKVLSPCPGCVMQLTDSIYGENLLDVEITHPIELVYEAIFKKGNKSQ from the coding sequence ATGGATGATATTATAAGAGAACTCAAAGAACTTGAAGAACTAACGATACAATGCATGAAATGCGGTACCTGTCAGGCCCACTGCCCCCTTTATCAAAAAGATCTTGAAGAGTCTACCGTTGCAAGAGGTAAAATAGCACTTATTGAAGCAGTATTTGAAGGAAGAGTTGAAAAAGCCTCTTCTATTTTAAAACATCTGGACTACTGCCTTCTCTGTGGTAGATGTAAAATAAATTGCCCCAGTGGAGTAAAGACCGATGAAATCTTTCTTAAAGCAAAAGCTATCTTGAGGAAAATTGAAAAGCTTCCAACATGGGGTAAACTTGTCCTAAAAATCGTTATGGAAAAACCTGAGCTACTTGCAAAACTTTCTCCCCTTATTCATATAGGTCAACGTTTTGGTTCAAAAAAGATAAAGAAGAATATAGTAAAACCACTGATAGGTTCATTTACCGAGAGAAACGTTTACACTATTAAGAGTAAACCCTTTTGTAGTGAATTTGGAGGATTCCACAAAGCAAAAGAAGAAAAATTTAGAGCGATATTTTACCCTGGATGTGCCATCAATATGATATTTACGGAATGGGGAAGAAAAATAATCGAGATATTGAATCATTATGGAGTATCGGTATACACACCAGATGTTAATAGATGTTGTGGAATTCCAGCCGCCACCCTTGGAGAGATTGATACATACAAAAATATGGTTATCGAAAATTATAAATTATTCAATTCTTTGGATGCAGAATATATAATCACAGCATGTCCCACCTGTCAATACGGCTTACATGAAATGGGTGAGAAGATCACCGGAGAATATGTAAAAAAGAAGTATTACGATATTATGATATTTTTAGAAGAGGTTTTGGAAATAGAATTAGAATCTATAACAGATGAAAAAATCACACTCCATTTACCTTGCCATTACGATCAAACTAAGGAACCAAAATTAAACAATGTTATAAAAAAACTTGGCATAAATTTTGCTCCATTGGAAAACAGAAATTGCTGTGGTTTTGGAGGCACCTTTAACATGAAAAATTATAAAAATTCCAGGCAGATTGGAAAAACAAAAGCTGAGGAGGTGATGGAAAAAGGTTATAAAAAGGTTTTAAGTCCTTGTCCCGGCTGCGTAATGCAGCTTACAGATTCCATTTATGGAGAGAATCTATTGGATGTGGAGATAACGCACCCAATAGAGCTTGTTTACGAAGCAATATTTAAAAAAGGTAATAAGAGCCAATAA
- a CDS encoding MarC family protein, with product MQLFVQLFFKIFFILTPFFVMSVFLVMSKDWDNRERKKLAFKVGMAVMVLNLSMFYLGKYIFMLFGITIDAFRVGAGILLFLSAISIVKGEISETKTSSTDMAIVPLAIPVTVGPGTIGMLLVLSGEMNSINDKIIATAAMIFTSLLLGFLLSVSVQIEKIIGEKGISILSKITGLFVASVASQLVISGIKNLLK from the coding sequence ATGCAGCTTTTTGTCCAACTATTTTTTAAAATATTTTTTATATTGACCCCTTTTTTTGTTATGTCTGTTTTTTTAGTTATGAGTAAAGATTGGGATAATAGAGAAAGAAAAAAACTCGCTTTTAAAGTGGGTATGGCTGTTATGGTACTTAATTTGTCCATGTTTTATCTCGGTAAATATATTTTTATGCTTTTTGGAATAACAATTGATGCTTTTAGAGTTGGTGCCGGGATCTTGCTTTTCTTATCCGCAATCTCAATAGTTAAAGGTGAAATTTCTGAAACTAAAACATCTTCTACAGATATGGCTATTGTACCTTTGGCTATTCCTGTTACAGTGGGACCAGGTACAATTGGGATGCTCCTCGTATTATCTGGTGAAATGAATAGTATAAACGATAAGATTATTGCTACTGCAGCAATGATTTTTACTTCTCTTCTTCTCGGTTTTTTACTAAGTGTATCTGTACAGATTGAGAAGATAATAGGAGAAAAAGGGATATCTATTTTAAGTAAAATAACTGGTTTATTTGTGGCTTCAGTGGCAAGTCAATTAGTTATATCAGGGATAAAGAATCTTTTAAAATAG
- a CDS encoding molybdopterin-dependent oxidoreductase: MGYLKNIKCPIFNAEGLKPKDLPPIEEYFIEIGGNTDKAGKYLLKDFLSNFEKRVVNCRLTSVSRFSVRANWGGVLWSDFMKWVGDVTYKYVYFESYGKYATVVEKEDMSNERILICNEVEGEPLEFAYGGPIRMVIPNLWGYKSCKWLKRIFFIDEYIVGFWESRGYDDRGLIEPCVLLDVNTGNFKKIKGGEVLEF, from the coding sequence ATGGGTTATCTTAAAAATATCAAATGTCCGATATTCAATGCTGAAGGTTTAAAACCAAAGGATCTGCCACCTATAGAAGAGTATTTCATTGAAATAGGTGGGAATACAGACAAGGCAGGTAAATATCTCTTAAAAGATTTTCTGTCCAATTTTGAAAAAAGAGTTGTAAATTGTAGATTGACATCTGTGAGTAGATTTAGTGTAAGGGCCAATTGGGGTGGTGTTTTGTGGTCTGACTTTATGAAATGGGTTGGTGACGTGACATATAAATATGTATATTTTGAAAGCTATGGGAAATATGCTACAGTTGTGGAAAAAGAAGATATGTCAAATGAGCGGATATTGATTTGTAATGAGGTGGAAGGGGAGCCTCTTGAATTTGCTTATGGTGGTCCGATTAGAATGGTCATACCTAATTTATGGGGCTATAAGAGTTGCAAATGGCTCAAAAGGATATTTTTTATTGATGAATATATAGTTGGTTTCTGGGAATCGAGGGGATATGATGATAGAGGTTTGATAGAGCCGTGTGTGTTGTTGGATGTGAACACAGGAAACTTTAAAAAAATAAAAGGTGGAGAGGTTTTAGAGTTTTAA